A window from Lachnoanaerobaculum umeaense encodes these proteins:
- a CDS encoding putative phage tail protein has product MDRKLIDYLPDILKNVTEFNQMMTAEQPELELFWSKGNSYLDNGFILSQDTDTAARWEKILKVSSKDTDELDVRNLRILGVMQGRLPYTYRTFYRSLLAMVGSEKDFKLNVDMEHYKVSVVVALSSKELKEEIERLADEVVPANMEIEVSLWYTTHRMLEIKTHEELEQYTHEQMTELDLR; this is encoded by the coding sequence ATGGATAGGAAATTGATAGACTATCTTCCAGATATTCTAAAAAATGTGACGGAATTCAATCAGATGATGACCGCCGAACAACCCGAACTTGAACTTTTTTGGAGTAAAGGCAATAGCTACTTAGATAACGGATTTATATTAAGTCAGGATACTGATACTGCTGCAAGATGGGAAAAAATATTAAAGGTATCAAGTAAGGATACAGATGAACTTGATGTAAGAAATCTTAGGATTCTTGGAGTAATGCAGGGTAGACTCCCTTACACATATAGAACTTTTTACCGTAGCCTTTTGGCTATGGTAGGCTCTGAGAAAGACTTTAAGCTAAATGTAGATATGGAGCATTACAAGGTCAGCGTGGTAGTGGCTTTATCATCAAAAGAGCTAAAGGAAGAGATTGAAAGACTTGCAGATGAGGTAGTGCCGGCAAATATGGAGATTGAAGTATCGTTGTGGTATACAACTCACAGGATGCTTGAGATAAAAACTCATGAGGAATTGGAGCAGTATACTCATGAGCAAATGACGGAGCTTGATTTAAGGTAG
- a CDS encoding baseplate J/gp47 family protein: MFEENTYENILNRVLSRVDNSIDKREGSVIYSAVAPVCAELAQAYIALDSLIDCTFADTAPREYLIRRALERGLVPKQATYAKAISVFNIDVEIGKRFSSSRFNWIVSEKISAGRFYITCETAGRAPNAERGSLIPIEYIDGLETANIESIEIYGEDEEGTEEFRKRYYSSFDTQAFGGNKKDYYQKITAIEGVGGCKILRAKDGNAHNLPGHILAIITNSEYGQASQTLVTNVQKLIDPKGDQLGDGLASIGHTCHIQSVKTKNINIDTNIVYDSGYNFNALKSHIQNAIDSYFLELNKSWDTVDGIVVRISNIESKILAINGIKDIADTKLNGTASNAILDPDTIAVRGAFNG, from the coding sequence GTGTTTGAAGAGAATACATATGAAAACATATTAAACAGAGTCCTATCAAGAGTTGATAACAGTATCGACAAAAGAGAGGGCTCTGTTATTTATTCTGCTGTTGCTCCGGTATGTGCGGAACTTGCACAGGCTTACATAGCACTTGATAGCCTTATAGATTGCACTTTTGCTGATACTGCACCTAGAGAGTATTTGATAAGAAGGGCTTTAGAGAGAGGCCTTGTACCGAAACAGGCAACGTATGCCAAGGCTATATCTGTATTTAACATAGATGTGGAAATAGGTAAAAGATTTTCAAGTTCAAGATTTAACTGGATCGTATCCGAAAAGATAAGCGCAGGAAGATTTTATATCACTTGTGAGACTGCAGGAAGAGCTCCGAATGCTGAGAGAGGAAGCCTTATACCTATAGAGTATATAGACGGACTTGAGACAGCAAATATAGAGAGCATAGAGATATACGGAGAGGATGAAGAAGGTACTGAGGAATTCAGAAAAAGATACTATTCGTCCTTTGATACTCAGGCGTTTGGCGGAAATAAAAAAGACTACTACCAAAAAATCACAGCTATTGAAGGTGTAGGCGGTTGTAAGATTTTAAGGGCAAAAGACGGCAATGCTCATAATTTGCCAGGCCATATCCTTGCAATAATAACAAATTCTGAGTATGGGCAAGCAAGCCAAACACTTGTTACGAATGTGCAAAAACTGATAGATCCGAAAGGAGACCAGCTTGGTGATGGCCTTGCTTCCATAGGTCATACCTGCCATATACAATCTGTAAAAACAAAGAACATAAATATAGATACTAATATAGTTTATGACTCAGGATACAATTTTAATGCTTTGAAATCGCATATCCAAAACGCTATTGACAGCTACTTTTTAGAGCTTAATAAATCTTGGGATACTGTAGATGGTATAGTGGTTAGAATTTCAAATATAGAAAGCAAGATTCTTGCTATAAATGGCATTAAAGATATAGCAGATACCAAGCTGAACGGTACTGCATCTAATGCTATATTGGATCCTGACACCATAGCTGTAAGAGGTGCTTTCAATGGATAG
- a CDS encoding DUF2634 domain-containing protein — MLPVIAKDILNIENRAEPSNTFYIDFDRGRITGFVDEKEALKQAIMLILNTERYKFLIYSWDYGAELEALIGTHPDIVEDEAERLISEALLQDDRITAVYDFEFSRNRDTLLVNFKVDSVYGDIDIETEVR, encoded by the coding sequence ATGCTACCTGTAATTGCTAAAGATATTCTGAATATAGAAAATAGAGCCGAGCCAAGTAATACATTTTATATAGATTTTGACAGAGGAAGAATAACGGGCTTTGTAGATGAAAAAGAAGCATTGAAGCAAGCTATAATGCTTATCTTGAATACTGAAAGATATAAATTTCTAATTTATTCGTGGGATTATGGGGCAGAGCTTGAGGCCCTCATAGGTACTCACCCGGATATAGTAGAGGATGAGGCGGAAAGGCTTATAAGTGAAGCACTCCTGCAGGATGACAGAATTACGGCTGTTTATGATTTTGAATTCAGTAGAAACAGGGATACTCTTCTTGTAAATTTTAAAGTCGACAGTGTTTATGGCGATATAGACATAGAAACGGAGGTTAGATAG
- a CDS encoding DUF2577 domain-containing protein encodes MYDFVEAVKQAALEAVESKDPMRFCFGRVSKVDPLEIWIDQKLTVPESVLILTGMVSKHSVEVEGQGKIALDNSLKVGEQVILIRVDGGQKYIVLDRAR; translated from the coding sequence ATGTATGATTTTGTGGAAGCGGTAAAGCAAGCCGCGCTTGAAGCCGTGGAATCCAAGGATCCTATGCGGTTTTGCTTTGGGAGAGTGAGTAAAGTAGATCCGCTTGAGATATGGATAGATCAGAAGCTTACGGTACCTGAGAGTGTTCTCATTCTTACAGGAATGGTGAGTAAGCACTCGGTAGAAGTCGAAGGGCAGGGTAAGATTGCTCTTGATAACAGCTTAAAAGTTGGGGAGCAGGTCATTCTTATCAGAGTTGACGGCGGCCAAAAATACATAGTATTGGACAGGGCGAGGTGA
- a CDS encoding XkdQ/YqbQ family protein, with translation MTVDIMISNGKEAYIPPLKEGIQLDLERKGSPGKLKFSYFNDGNIKAEEGNQVKLTVDGMDVFFGFLFSKKISSQDSSFVECTAYDQLRYLKNKDTYAYNNLTVGEVIKLIAEDFRLNIGELEDTGYKIPRREEQNKTLFDIIQNAIDETLQNTGKLYVFYDNVGKLTLKNIDSMKLDLLIDMSTAVGYEYNSSIDSNTYNQVKVVYKNTKDKTNDIFLVKSGENINKWGVLQLNESVETKESGTRKAEALLKYYNKVYKTLTVKDAFGDVRVKAGSSMVVMLQFEDVKISNYMVAEKVTHTFKNDEHLMTLKLRGGLFNV, from the coding sequence ATGACAGTAGATATAATGATTAGCAATGGAAAAGAGGCTTATATACCGCCACTCAAAGAAGGGATTCAGTTGGATTTGGAGCGCAAAGGCAGTCCGGGAAAATTAAAGTTTTCATATTTTAATGATGGAAACATTAAGGCTGAAGAAGGTAATCAGGTAAAACTCACAGTGGACGGGATGGATGTGTTTTTCGGATTTCTTTTCAGTAAAAAGATTTCAAGTCAGGATAGTAGCTTTGTTGAGTGTACGGCATATGATCAGCTTAGATATTTAAAAAACAAGGATACTTACGCATATAATAATTTGACTGTCGGTGAAGTTATAAAGCTTATCGCCGAAGACTTCAGACTTAATATCGGAGAACTTGAGGATACAGGATATAAGATACCACGCAGAGAAGAACAGAACAAAACTCTCTTTGACATTATCCAAAATGCTATAGACGAAACCTTGCAGAATACAGGTAAACTATATGTATTTTATGACAATGTTGGCAAGCTTACACTTAAGAATATCGACAGTATGAAGCTTGACCTGCTCATAGATATGAGTACGGCTGTAGGATATGAGTATAACAGCTCTATTGATAGCAATACCTACAATCAAGTAAAGGTTGTATATAAGAACACGAAGGATAAAACGAATGATATCTTCCTGGTAAAAAGCGGTGAGAATATCAATAAATGGGGTGTGTTGCAGCTTAATGAAAGCGTAGAGACTAAGGAATCAGGCACAAGAAAAGCTGAAGCTTTACTTAAGTATTATAACAAGGTATATAAAACGCTCACAGTAAAAGATGCATTTGGTGATGTAAGAGTTAAGGCAGGTTCATCTATGGTTGTTATGCTGCAGTTTGAGGATGTAAAGATATCAAACTATATGGTGGCCGAGAAAGTAACTCATACTTTCAAAAATGATGAACATTTGATGACTTTAAAGCTGAGAGGAGGACTGTTTAATGTATGA
- a CDS encoding LysM peptidoglycan-binding domain-containing protein translates to MYRFYLANMLLPVTPSKLSVKTKNMNKTVTLINEGEVNIIKTKGLREFSFELLLPFDRYSFTTMNRPKKQKSYLDKLNRLKINKKPFQFIVKRPKGFKTNIKVTLEDLSITEDAKEGRDIKASVTLKEYRHYGTKKVVFVQPTAAVGEQPKQEEKKEEAKVAENRDASTAQKPKTHTVKRGDTLWGLAKRYYGNGALYQRIVSANPKIKNPNLIIDGWELVIP, encoded by the coding sequence ATGTATAGATTCTATTTAGCAAATATGCTGTTACCTGTCACACCCTCAAAATTAAGTGTAAAGACTAAAAATATGAATAAGACAGTAACTCTTATAAATGAGGGCGAGGTCAACATTATAAAAACAAAGGGTTTGAGGGAGTTCAGTTTTGAGCTCCTTTTACCTTTTGACAGATATTCCTTTACAACTATGAACAGGCCGAAGAAACAAAAAAGCTATTTGGATAAATTAAATAGACTTAAGATAAATAAGAAGCCGTTTCAGTTTATAGTAAAACGACCAAAAGGGTTTAAGACAAATATAAAAGTTACCTTAGAGGACCTCAGTATCACAGAGGATGCAAAGGAAGGCAGGGATATAAAGGCAAGTGTCACCTTAAAGGAGTACAGGCATTACGGGACCAAGAAGGTTGTGTTTGTTCAACCGACAGCTGCAGTAGGAGAGCAGCCTAAGCAGGAAGAGAAAAAAGAAGAAGCCAAGGTGGCAGAAAATAGGGATGCTTCCACCGCACAAAAACCTAAAACACACACAGTAAAGAGAGGTGATACTCTTTGGGGGCTTGCCAAGAGATATTATGGGAACGGTGCTTTATATCAAAGAATAGTGAGTGCGAATCCTAAAATAAAGAACCCAAACTTGATTATAGACGGATGGGAGCTTGTAATACCATGA
- a CDS encoding tape measure protein: MATIQSQLVLTDGMSSVLRRMNSALLTCIDSFEQMQSTSTNQIDTTVLRETRASLTELNSELNTSVESQESVSEAASQTDAVVKKLRESFLKLAAAAGLAFSAKEIIGLADTYTETQARLNLITGDLEKTKSLQDAIMDSANRSRAAYQSTADAVSKMGLMAKDAFSSIDENGYKTLNTSELVAFTELLNKQFVIAGTSAQGMDAAMTQLTQAMASGVLRGDELNSIFEQAPTIIETIANHLGVEVGQIRQLAQEGKITADVVKSAMLSSADAINERFNSMPYTYSQVATMISNILYETFQPAIQMIGQGAQFIVDNWDDIEPILVGIAGGVAIATVAWGAWTAAMWLADAANRATIAGMLANPFLWIAVAIGAVVAVAYRFIQSVGGMKNAWTLAQMAIGVGVQVLKVGFFTGIYAIMDLCGKLSMAWQKTGVSVSNHIGQMRVNVLNTIQNMVNGAIGLINGFINALNKIPGVSIEAISQVTFASTAQAEFNAEKTARANELAEAQTVEDAAKRDRLWKLMGMKSELDSKSADLRSKYTEFKSDAIAMKNGDGIDSLGFDTGAGAGVADNIGKTAGNTAAAAGALAETRENLEYLRDIAEQEAINRFTTAEIKIDYSGMTNQISSNMDLDNVLDTLTVKFVEAVQMGAEGVHS; this comes from the coding sequence ATGGCTACAATACAATCACAGCTTGTACTGACAGACGGTATGTCAAGTGTGTTAAGGAGAATGAATTCAGCCTTACTCACTTGTATTGATAGCTTTGAACAAATGCAATCCACATCAACAAATCAAATTGATACGACGGTATTGAGAGAGACAAGAGCAAGCCTTACAGAGCTTAACAGTGAGCTTAATACATCTGTAGAAAGCCAAGAAAGTGTTAGTGAAGCAGCTAGTCAGACAGATGCGGTAGTTAAGAAATTAAGGGAAAGCTTTTTAAAGCTTGCAGCTGCAGCAGGGCTAGCTTTTTCCGCAAAGGAGATCATAGGATTGGCTGATACCTATACTGAAACACAAGCAAGACTTAATTTGATTACGGGAGATCTAGAGAAGACAAAGAGCTTGCAAGATGCAATTATGGACTCGGCGAACAGGTCAAGAGCGGCTTATCAATCTACGGCAGATGCAGTATCTAAGATGGGGCTTATGGCGAAGGATGCATTCAGCTCGATAGACGAAAATGGCTATAAAACTCTTAATACATCTGAATTAGTAGCTTTTACAGAACTTTTGAACAAGCAATTTGTAATTGCGGGAACATCTGCACAGGGTATGGATGCAGCTATGACACAGCTTACTCAAGCTATGGCCTCGGGAGTGCTGAGAGGTGACGAACTTAACTCAATATTTGAGCAGGCACCAACTATAATTGAAACAATTGCTAACCATTTAGGTGTTGAGGTAGGTCAGATTAGGCAGTTGGCACAAGAAGGAAAGATAACAGCAGACGTAGTTAAGAGTGCAATGCTATCGTCAGCAGATGCAATAAATGAGCGGTTTAATTCAATGCCTTACACATACTCGCAGGTAGCTACTATGATTTCAAATATATTGTATGAAACTTTTCAACCAGCAATACAGATGATAGGCCAAGGGGCTCAATTTATAGTTGATAACTGGGATGATATAGAACCGATACTTGTAGGAATTGCGGGGGGCGTAGCAATAGCAACCGTTGCTTGGGGTGCTTGGACAGCAGCTATGTGGTTAGCTGATGCAGCAAATAGAGCTACAATTGCAGGTATGCTGGCCAACCCGTTTCTATGGATTGCAGTTGCAATAGGAGCAGTTGTTGCGGTTGCCTACAGGTTCATTCAGTCAGTAGGTGGGATGAAGAATGCCTGGACTCTTGCTCAGATGGCGATAGGTGTGGGGGTTCAAGTGCTTAAGGTAGGATTTTTCACGGGCATATACGCTATTATGGATCTGTGCGGAAAGCTATCAATGGCTTGGCAAAAAACAGGAGTTTCGGTATCTAACCATATTGGTCAAATGCGAGTAAATGTGCTTAATACTATACAAAATATGGTGAATGGTGCTATTGGATTGATAAATGGATTTATCAATGCTTTAAATAAAATACCAGGAGTAAGCATAGAAGCTATATCGCAGGTTACTTTTGCAAGTACCGCACAAGCAGAATTTAATGCTGAAAAGACTGCAAGAGCAAACGAGCTGGCAGAGGCCCAAACTGTCGAAGATGCTGCTAAAAGAGATAGGCTTTGGAAGCTCATGGGAATGAAAAGTGAACTAGATAGCAAATCTGCGGATTTAAGAAGTAAGTATACTGAGTTTAAGTCTGACGCGATTGCAATGAAAAATGGAGACGGAATTGACTCTTTGGGATTTGATACGGGAGCAGGGGCAGGAGTTGCAGACAACATAGGAAAGACGGCAGGGAACACTGCAGCTGCAGCAGGTGCACTTGCAGAAACAAGAGAAAACCTTGAATACTTGAGAGATATTGCAGAACAGGAGGCCATTAACAGGTTCACTACTGCCGAGATAAAGATTGATTACTCAGGAATGACTAATCAAATAAGTTCAAATATGGACTTGGATAATGTGTTGGATACTCTGACTGTTAAGTTTGTTGAGGCGGTCCAGATGGGAGCAGAGGGGGTGCATAGTTAA
- a CDS encoding phage tail assembly chaperone, with product MSRDLSAFLAQNVKRVENTLYPATSRIVDEKGKPIPWEICCITATENARIRKGCMTTVAVAGKKGQYTQEFNSQLYLARLCVRTTVYPDLQDKKLQDSYGVMSAEELISTMLTPGEFEDYATAVMKANGFDDEENLVEEAKN from the coding sequence ATGAGTAGAGATTTAAGTGCTTTTTTAGCGCAAAATGTAAAGAGAGTTGAGAATACCCTATATCCTGCTACAAGCAGAATTGTAGACGAGAAAGGCAAACCGATCCCTTGGGAAATTTGCTGCATTACAGCAACTGAGAATGCAAGAATAAGAAAAGGGTGCATGACAACAGTTGCGGTAGCAGGCAAGAAAGGGCAGTATACGCAGGAATTTAACTCCCAGCTATATCTTGCAAGATTGTGTGTAAGGACTACGGTATATCCTGATTTGCAGGACAAGAAGCTACAAGACAGCTATGGTGTTATGAGCGCAGAAGAGCTTATATCGACTATGCTTACACCGGGAGAATTTGAGGACTACGCAACAGCAGTCATGAAAGCAAACGGCTTTGATGATGAAGAAAATTTGGTTGAAGAAGCAAAAAACTAA
- a CDS encoding phage tail tube protein: MNDSIMNALDALAGAQASAYVTLADGKRYKFMQLYSFEASMKINLVEVPILGKTGKGNKPSGWIGEWKGTAHFNQSVLRDMWLEYKNSGRLPSFDIQVTNEDPTASVGRQTIVLKGCLSKGGILTKFDVDSETLDEDIEGTFDDWEMPESFSLLKGMQ, translated from the coding sequence ATGAACGATTCAATTATGAATGCTTTGGATGCCTTGGCAGGAGCACAGGCCAGCGCATATGTAACGCTTGCAGACGGTAAAAGATATAAATTTATGCAGTTATATTCTTTTGAGGCAAGCATGAAGATAAATCTGGTAGAGGTGCCTATTCTTGGGAAGACAGGCAAGGGAAATAAGCCTAGTGGATGGATAGGAGAGTGGAAAGGTACAGCACATTTCAACCAGTCAGTGCTTAGAGATATGTGGCTTGAGTATAAGAATTCCGGAAGACTTCCAAGCTTTGATATACAGGTTACAAATGAGGACCCGACGGCTTCAGTAGGAAGACAGACGATTGTCCTTAAAGGATGTCTCAGTAAGGGCGGAATACTTACAAAGTTTGATGTGGATTCAGAGACACTTGATGAGGATATTGAAGGAACATTTGATGACTGGGAAATGCCTGAAAGCTTCTCATTGCTTAAAGGTATGCAGTAA
- a CDS encoding phage tail sheath family protein: MALGGGIWTRQDKVLPGAYTVFSNAKKANAALSSRGIVALPIALDFGETGKVFEVSREDFMTKSKELFGYRVDDDRMRNLREVFLHATKVLVYRLVSADATAASNTLATAKYAGKRGNDIKIVVGANVDKPSAFDVSTYLDNALVDTQTVDNMAGLKDNAYVTFKSSATLSVTAGMPLSGGANGSNLTGEIYTKALESFEAYSFNILCCPVIDSTITKLFVAYTKRLRDEVGLKFQTVVYKSDSDYEGIISINNDVVGTDKNSLVYWVSGAEAGCEVNKSLTNAVYDGEYEVVTDYKQSQLETAIKQGKFTLHNVNGDVRVLEDINSFVSFKVDKDSMFSSNQTIRVIDQIANDIAALFNTRYLGVVPNDNAGRISLWNDICKIHQELEKLRAIESFDTKSVDVVQGDDKKSVLCTINGIDIINAMTKLYLNVIIA, from the coding sequence ATGGCATTAGGTGGTGGTATTTGGACAAGGCAGGATAAGGTATTGCCCGGAGCTTACACAGTGTTTTCAAATGCTAAAAAGGCGAATGCCGCACTTTCAAGTAGGGGCATTGTGGCACTGCCGATAGCTCTTGATTTTGGAGAAACGGGAAAAGTTTTTGAAGTAAGCAGAGAAGACTTTATGACAAAATCAAAGGAACTCTTTGGATACAGAGTAGATGACGATCGCATGCGTAATCTTAGAGAGGTTTTCTTGCACGCGACTAAGGTACTTGTATATAGGCTTGTATCTGCCGACGCAACGGCCGCAAGTAATACACTTGCTACGGCTAAGTATGCAGGTAAAAGAGGTAATGATATTAAGATAGTAGTAGGTGCAAATGTTGATAAGCCAAGCGCCTTTGATGTGAGCACATATCTTGATAATGCTTTAGTGGATACACAGACTGTCGATAATATGGCAGGGCTAAAGGATAATGCATATGTAACTTTTAAAAGTTCCGCTACATTATCTGTTACAGCGGGAATGCCACTTAGCGGAGGTGCTAATGGAAGTAATCTTACAGGAGAGATATATACAAAGGCATTAGAGAGTTTTGAGGCATATTCATTTAACATTTTGTGCTGCCCCGTTATTGACAGCACCATAACAAAGCTGTTTGTGGCGTATACTAAGCGACTTAGGGATGAAGTTGGGCTAAAGTTTCAAACAGTTGTATATAAGTCTGATAGTGACTATGAAGGAATTATATCTATAAACAATGATGTAGTTGGAACGGATAAAAATTCTTTGGTGTATTGGGTATCAGGAGCAGAGGCAGGATGTGAAGTAAATAAGAGCCTGACAAATGCCGTGTATGACGGAGAATATGAGGTTGTCACGGATTATAAGCAGTCACAGCTTGAGACAGCTATTAAGCAAGGTAAGTTCACTTTACACAATGTAAACGGTGATGTGAGGGTTCTTGAAGATATCAATTCATTTGTGTCGTTTAAGGTCGATAAGGATTCTATGTTCAGTTCGAATCAGACTATCAGGGTAATAGATCAGATAGCAAATGATATAGCTGCACTATTCAATACAAGATATTTAGGCGTAGTGCCTAACGACAATGCAGGAAGAATCAGTCTTTGGAATGATATTTGCAAGATACATCAAGAACTTGAAAAGCTTCGTGCTATAGAAAGCTTTGATACTAAGTCGGTTGATGTGGTTCAGGGAGATGATAAGAAGTCTGTCCTTTGTACCATAAACGGAATAGATATTATAAATGCTATGACAAAGCTTTACTTGAATGTAATCATAGCGTAG
- a CDS encoding phage tail terminator family protein yields MAEINLSLVLDAITVVLDSVSPDSSIYIDKVEQGLNDGDFLVRLINTDYLKRGTGELNRVVSSFDIIYLPKNGNKDCICMGDKLSESLSVIKLSTGDTIRAVEKSFEIVDSILHFRVSYNYSTIKYQNADSMGQISLNRGN; encoded by the coding sequence GTGGCAGAAATTAACTTATCTTTGGTATTGGATGCTATCACAGTTGTGCTTGACAGCGTGTCGCCAGACTCAAGCATATACATAGATAAGGTTGAGCAAGGGCTAAATGACGGTGATTTTTTAGTAAGGCTTATCAATACCGACTATTTAAAAAGGGGAACAGGAGAGCTAAATAGGGTCGTATCGTCATTTGATATTATATATCTCCCAAAGAATGGAAATAAAGATTGTATTTGTATGGGTGATAAGCTGTCGGAATCGCTGTCCGTCATCAAGCTCTCAACAGGAGATACAATACGAGCCGTAGAGAAGTCTTTTGAAATTGTAGACAGTATTTTGCATTTTAGAGTTTCATACAACTACAGCACAATTAAGTATCAAAACGCTGATAGCATGGGACAAATATCTTTGAACAGAGGTAATTAA
- a CDS encoding HK97 gp10 family phage protein, translating into MASWGRADFEAFRNLQEKIQSLKDIDMDAFCTECSKEIAARLLALVIQRTHTGRYPARSGKVGGTLRRGWGAVADINVVKEGDIYTVTIINPVEYASYVEFGHRTRNGGYVEPQLMLTISEEKLKNAIPKLLERKVKKKLMEALSGRN; encoded by the coding sequence ATGGCAAGTTGGGGCAGAGCGGATTTTGAGGCCTTTAGAAACCTTCAGGAAAAGATACAAAGCCTTAAAGATATTGATATGGATGCTTTTTGTACTGAATGCAGCAAGGAAATTGCAGCAAGGCTTTTAGCTTTGGTAATACAGAGAACTCACACAGGACGGTATCCAGCCCGAAGTGGTAAAGTTGGCGGTACCCTAAGAAGGGGCTGGGGTGCGGTAGCAGATATAAACGTTGTTAAAGAAGGCGATATATATACGGTAACTATTATAAATCCGGTTGAATATGCTTCCTATGTTGAATTCGGCCATAGAACCAGAAACGGCGGATATGTAGAACCACAACTTATGCTCACTATATCTGAAGAAAAGTTAAAAAATGCAATACCTAAGCTGTTAGAAAGAAAAGTAAAGAAAAAACTTATGGAGGCATTAAGTGGCAGAAATTAA
- a CDS encoding major capsid protein, whose protein sequence is MANGTTLSDVIVPILFNPYVVNRTMELSALFQSGIITNNAEFDALASEAAPIHNMPFFEDLTGASEDVIEGNDLTAKKIKSNKDVSTTIRKANMWSATDLSAALSGVDPMAAIGDLVAGYWARENQRILIKILSGVFGSWANGGTTEVPLKDHILDITTASSAAAKNISASAFIDACQLLGDAQGQLTAVAMHSATKAFLKKQNLIQTERDSTDVEFDVYQGRRVIVDDGCPIDSGTYTTYLFGQGAIAYGNGSPVGFVPTEVDRDRKKGSGVDYLINRKTFIMHPRGIAWQNLARANQETPTEAELANAKNWKMVYEPKQIRIVAFKHKIG, encoded by the coding sequence ATGGCAAACGGAACAACTTTATCGGATGTTATTGTACCTATACTATTTAACCCTTATGTAGTTAATAGAACCATGGAATTATCTGCGTTATTCCAGTCAGGTATTATAACAAACAATGCAGAATTTGATGCTCTTGCATCAGAGGCGGCACCTATTCACAATATGCCGTTCTTTGAGGATTTAACAGGTGCTTCAGAAGACGTGATTGAGGGTAATGATCTTACAGCAAAGAAGATTAAATCAAACAAGGATGTGTCTACGACTATCAGGAAAGCCAATATGTGGTCAGCAACAGATTTATCTGCTGCATTGTCCGGAGTAGATCCTATGGCAGCTATAGGAGACCTTGTAGCAGGATATTGGGCAAGAGAGAATCAGAGAATACTGATTAAGATTTTATCAGGTGTATTTGGTTCTTGGGCAAATGGAGGCACCACAGAAGTTCCATTAAAGGATCATATTCTTGACATTACCACCGCATCAAGTGCAGCTGCAAAGAATATTTCTGCATCAGCTTTTATTGATGCTTGTCAGCTCTTAGGAGATGCACAGGGACAGCTTACTGCAGTAGCTATGCACAGTGCAACAAAGGCATTTTTAAAGAAGCAGAACCTCATACAGACTGAAAGAGACAGTACTGACGTAGAGTTTGATGTATATCAGGGAAGAAGAGTAATTGTAGATGATGGATGTCCTATTGATAGCGGTACATATACAACATACTTGTTCGGACAGGGAGCGATAGCATATGGAAACGGTTCTCCTGTGGGCTTTGTTCCTACTGAGGTTGACAGAGATAGGAAGAAGGGATCAGGAGTTGATTACTTGATCAATAGAAAGACATTTATTATGCATCCAAGAGGCATTGCATGGCAGAACCTTGCAAGAGCAAATCAGGAGACACCTACAGAAGCAGAGCTTGCAAATGCAAAGAACTGGAAGATGGTATACGAGCCAAAGCAGATCAGAATTGTAGCATTCAAGCACAAGATAGGATAG